The DNA region GGACACACAGATGGGTGTGCCCTCCTGGTCATTGCCCGTGAAAGTCTGGCTGATCTATGTCTGGCTGTCATTCCAGGTAGAAAAGTTCGTTCGCGTTCAGCAGCGCGCGGCAAAATGACGCGGTTCCGTGCTGGGCGATGAGCCTGGTTGCCGCATCCCATTCGGTTGGGGTGGGCGGGCGCTGGAAGGCCAGGCGATACGCGGATCCAATGGGATCCTTTCCATCGAGACGGGCGGCGAAGGCTTTGGCGTTGTCGAGGGTGAAGCTGTGGTTGAGCAACGTCAGGGCTTGCAATGGCGTCGTAGTGTTCGCGCGCTTCGGCGCGGCGAAGGCGTTGTCGGGGAGGTCGAAGTCGCTGAGAACATCGACGACGCTGGCGCGGACATTCTGGTGATAGACGGCGCGGCGGTAAGTCTCGGGGCCTTGCGTATCGAGGGGGAAGTAGGTGCTGACGTTGTTCTCGGTGTGCTTGTAGAGCCGGAAGCCGGGGCCGCCCATCGGCTCAAGCTGCAATTTGCCTGCGACAGTCAGCATGGTGTCGCGGATTTCCTCCGCACTCAGCCGGCGTGGCGGGAGACGCCAATGAAGCCGGGCGTCCTTGTCCTCGCGCGCCGCATCAGGGCGAAAGGCGCTCGATTGAAGATAGGTCTGCGAGAGGAGAATCTCACGATGAAGCGCCTTGAGCCTCCAACCCTTCGCGATCAACCGGGACGCGAGGTAGTCGAGAAGCTCGGGATGCGTTGGCCGACCGCCGAGGAATCCGAAGTCGCTGGGCGTGTCCACGATGCCGATGCCGAAGTGGTAATGCCACACGCGGTTGACCAGCACGCGCGCGGTGAGCGGGTTGTCGTCGCTGGTGATCCACCGCGCCAGCGCCAGGCGCCGCTCGCCTTCGGCGGCGTCGGATTTCAGTTCGTAAGGCTGGGTGACCTGATCCAGCACGCTGAGGCTCGCGGGCGCGACAGGTTCGCCGGGCTTCATGGGATCGCCGCCCTGGTGGACAAAGGTGGCCTCCTTCGGCTGCGCATAGTTTCCGGCCCAGATTTGCCGGAGTTTGGGCACGCGATTGAGCTTCGTGCGCGTCGAGGCCATTTGCTGGTCCAGCGCGGCGAACTTCTGCTCGTCCTCCGGAGTGGTCACGGTGGCGCGACTCCTGGCGATGCCGTGCGCGGGCGTCCACGGTTCACGGCCTTCATCGGTGGCGACGGTCGTCCACGATTGGCCGTCGAGGGAGACCTGCACCTTGTATTCACACGGGGTCGCACCGCGGACTCTGCTTTCGTCAATTTCCCGTCCGCCGCGGGCGTTGATGAACGTGATGCGATGGATCCACTCCGGCCGCGCGAAGGTGAGCGTGAGCTCAGACGGTGCGCCGATGAACCATGCTTCGCCCAGCATTCCGTCGATGCAGTATTGCGGGCCGTAAGCTTCGGGAAAGTCCTCGGCCGTGGCGGACTTCGCGCCCTCCGCCTTGGTGCCGTTGCTGGCGAGGGCGACGTTGCGGCTTGGTTCGCTGGCGCTCCAGACCTGAAACTCAGTGAGCTTGCCGCCGGCACCGCCACGTTTCCCCCGTCGCGTGGTGCCGGGTTGATAGTCGCTGGTCAGATTCTCGATGACGAACTTGAGATGGCGCGCCTCGACGGGCGCGAAGGTCTCACTGGTGCCGTGCACGTCGATTTTCGGTCGCGTGGGCTTGAAATTGTCGAAGACGGCCTTGGCACGGGCTTCAATGGCATCATCAAGTGCCTTGCGCTCTCTCTCCAGTTTCTCCAACTCCTCTTCGAGCGGTTGGGTTGCCAATGCGAAGGCCTCGCGCTCCTCCTTCGCGGCGATGACGCGCCGGCCGTGCGTGATGCCTTCAAACGCCGAGCGCAGCCGGTAATAGTCCTCCGTGGGAATGGGATCGAACTTGTGGTTGTGGCAGCGGGCGCAATTGATCGTGAGCCCGAGGAACGCGCCGCCCGTGGCGGTGATCATGTCGTCGAGCGTGGCGGCGCGAATGTTGGCCTGCGCGACCTTGTCCTGATTGCCAACGTCGTCGTAGGGGCCAGCCACGAGGAACGCGCTGCCGACTTCGACCGCCGGATTGTCCTTGCCGATCACGTCGCCCGCGAGGTGTTCGGTGATGAATTGATTGAAGGGTTTGTCCTCGTTGATCGAGCGGATGACGTAATCGCGCCAGGGCCAGAGGTCGTCGATGATGAAATTGCGCTCGAAACCATTGCTCTCGCCGAAACGCGTGATATCGAGCCAATGCCGTCCCCAGCGCTCGCCGTAGCGCGGCGAGGCGAGAAGACGCTCCACCAGCCCCGCGATGGCTTGACGCGGACTGGCCTTGTACGCTCGAGCAAACGCTTCGACCTCTTCCGGCGTCGGCGGCAGGCCGGTCACGTCGTAACTCATGCGCCGGATCAGCGCGCGCGGATCAGCGGGCGGGTTGAGCGTGAGATTCTTCTCCGCGAGCTTCGCCTGGATAAAGCCGTCGATGCTGTCGTGCTTGAACCGCTTTGGCAGCGGTTGCAATGACCACCACGACTTGTCGCCCCGCCGGGCCTCCAGCTTCGCGCCGTCGCGCGGATCGGGCGCGCCCATTTTCACCCACGTGACCAGATCGGCGATGACAGCCTCCGGCAGCATCGGTTTCTTCGGCGGCATCTCGAGGTCGGGTTCGACATGCCGAATCACGCGGATGAGGAGGCTTTCGTCGGGCTTGCCCGGAACGATTGTGGCTTTGCCGGAGTCGCCGCCCTTCTGCCAGCCCGCCTTCGAGTCGAGGAAAAGGTTGCCCTTGAGCTTCTTCGCCTCCGCGCTGTGGCAGGAATAACAATGCTCGATGAGCACGGGACGAATCTTCTGTTCGAAGAAGGCGATGCTGGTTGGTTCGGCGGTGTGGACTGCAGCCAGCGGCCCGAGCAGCAGGGCGGTGAGGAGGGTGAGAACGAGCTTCATGACTGGCAGATGATGGTGTTGTCGCGATGCGGCGATGTTGCCAGCGCATCAAGCACGCGGCCCACCTGGGCATCGAGATACGAGATGGACGCAAGATACGCCTGCACCGCTTCCTTCCAACGACCCGACTTGATCACCTCCGCGTGGTCGCCGGAGGGCTTCGCCATTTTCAGGCCGGCGGCGGGGATATCCGCGAGGTCGTCGGCTTGGGTGGGCGGCAGTTTGATGTCGGCGAGCGGGTGCAAATCGAAATACTTCTGCGGGACATTCCACGGCATGTGCGGCTTGTGGAAACCGAGCGTGAGGAAGAATGGCTTGTCGCGTTTTTTTCCGAGTTCGGCGATGCCGTAATTGGCAATGTGCGTGTCGGGCACCGCGTCGTCGCCGCCCTCGATGATGCTGAAACGAATGCCGCCGATGCTGCGGTCCTTGACCTTCGCGTCACCGTGATCTCCGCCGCGTTCCCGGCCGCCGGTAGCCGTCCATTGCTCCGGGAAACCCAGCCCGCCGTGCCAGAGCTTGCCCATCCCGAGCGTTTCGTAGCCCGCATTCTTGAACTGCATGACGAGCGAGTCGCCCGCCTTGATGACGGCCTCAAAGGGCTGGCCGTTGTCGTAAATGCCCGTGGTGGACGGCCGCATGCCGCTGAGGAGGGCGGCCCGCGACGGATTGCAGACCGGCGCGGCGCAGTGCGCATTGGCAAACGACACGCCCATCTTGGCGAGGCGGTCGAGGTTTGGCGTCTTCGTCTGCTTGTTTCGCCCGAGATGGCCGACCCAGTGATTGAGGTCATCCGCGGCAATGAAGAGGATGTTTGGCCTGGCTTGGGCGGATGCGGGCGCACTGGCGCCATCCGCGGCAGAAAGATTTCCGGTCAGGAGCGAAAGCGCGGCGGCAAGGCCAAGAGCCAAAAATGCCGCGCCGCGTGCGAGAAGCTTTCGATGGTTCATCATTGGCTTCAAAGTGATTTCAGAAAAGCGACGAGATCCGGCGCCATCGAGACGATCACCTTGTTGTCGATCACGGCGACGCCCATCGGCGAGCGCAGAAACGGCTCCTGCACGAAGGTCCACGACTTGTCCGCTTTCCCATCGCCGTCCGTGTCCTGCAACACGACGATGCGATCGCCCTCGGGCTGGCGCTCGTAGTGCCTGCGATAGTTGACGCCTTCCGCCACCCAGAGGCGCCCGAACTGATCCGTGTCGATGTTCGTTGGGTTCTTGATCGCTGGCGAAGAGGCCCAAACCGTGACTTCCAGATTGGGATCTTCGGTGGCAAACAGCGAAGCCGGGACAATCGTTTCCCGCGGCGTCGCTGCTGCGCTCGGAAGAGTTGCATTCGCCACCGCCGTGGCGATCACGAGGAGATGAGTGGGTCTGAGATTCATGGTTATGCTGTGTGCTTGTCAGCGGTCGAATTGATTGACCCGCCTTTGGTCGAGATGGCTGACCCACCCTGGCCGACATGTTTCCTTTAAATCACTCCCTTATCACGTTGTTGCGGAATGATTTAAAGAAAACATGTCTCTTTTTGCGAGAATGAGCGACGGGTCAATCATTTCGACCCCGGACGGGTCAATTTGATTCGACCGCTGGTAGTGCTTGATCCTGACGGTTTCGCATTCGTTGTTCAAGGAATGCGGTGCCTTGTGCCCGCAGTAACACCTTGCACCTTGAGGTGATTCGAGGGACCTCGCCGTCCTCACACTTTCAAAGCGGCGACGTGGGCTTGGCGTCAGGCGCTCCAGCGAGTTGAACTCAGGCGGAAATCTCGCCCCGCCACTATGCGTGCAGCAGGGCGGCGCAACACGTTGGGAGAATGGTGGTGAGGAAGGTGAGTCTCATCAGCCGAGGATTGAGGGGGAACAAGATCAGCGCGTGAGAAGGTCGGAAATCTCGGCGTCCCAGGTCAGGCTCGCTGCTTTTTCCAGATCACCGTCGTTGGTGATTCGGTAGGCGGTGAGGGTCGCGCCGTTGTAGGCGGAAACGAGGAGATGTTTTGCGTCTGGAGACAGCGCCAGTCCCCACGGAATTTTGTCGGCCGGTGTCAGCCCGAGCAACTCGGCCTGGCCGTCGGCTTTCACCCGGTAGCGGGCGATGCGGTCAAAGTCCTGCCTATGTCCGCGCAATCCGGCGAAGACGAACTTGCCGTCCGGTGTGATCTCCAGGTCGGAAGCACTGAGCCCCTCCTTCGACATGCCTTCCGGCAGGATCGCGATGTCCTGCTTCAGAACAAGCTGACCGTCTGGACGCCGCTCGTAGGTGGAGAGGCCGATGCCTTGCTCGTTCGAGAAATAGACCATCGGCAACGTGGGGTGATAGACGAGGTGGCGCGGCCCGGTGCCTGCCGGTGGATTCGCATTGGCCGGAGAGAGCGGCGTGACCGCACCCGAGGTCGCATCGAATCGGTATTGGAGGAGCGCCAGGTTGCCCTTCACGTAGGGGATGTAGAGAAATTGGTTGTCCGGCGAAATCAGCACGCAGTGGGCTTCCTTCTTTCCTTCATCGACCGTCGCCACGGCTTTTCCCGGCAGTCCGTCTTCACCTAGGCGATAGACATTGAGCCGTCCGTTTCCATAGCTGACGCCGAAGAGAAACGCACCGGTGCGATCGAGACTGAGGTAGGCGGCATCGTCATTGAGGTCCACGCGCTGATGGCTGGAGTAGGTGCCGTTTTTCGCCAACGTCACCACGGCGCCGGGCACCTTGCCCCGTTCTCCGCCGCCCACGATGTAGAGCAGTGGGTTCTTCGGATGCGCGGCGATGACCCGACCGTTGAAACCCAGCTCCCGCTTTTCGGCCAGCTTGAGTTCCAATCCGCTGTCCCCCTTGGGAACAGCGTCAACGATCCAAAGGGTCTTGGTCTTGCTGGCCGGCGCATAGACGCGGAACGGTTCAGCAGCGAAGCTCGCGGTGGACATGCCGAAGCCAATCAGGGCGGTGAGGAACGTGAGTCTCATTTTGTGATTCATGTGATCAATAGCTCTGAAACCGCTCTTCCACGGCGGAAACTTTGCGGGCCATGCCGCCGGGAAAAATCGCACGATGCTGCGCGGGCGGTAGCCCTCCAGGATGATGTCGCACTGCACCTGGATGCGCACGCCGCTGTCGCTGGGGCGCTTTCATCCAAGATCACCAATCACACCCGTGCTCGTGCCGAACTTATCCGCCTGGATGCCCATTTGGTGTAGCATCCGCACGAACAGGTTTGAGAGAGGGCGATTGCTTTTGCGGTCGTACATCACATGCCCGGTGTGCTTGAAGCCGCCGCCGGCGACGATGATCGGCAAGTTCTGGGACGTGTGCGCCGACGCGTTCCCCAGATTGCTGCCGTGGAAGACCATCGTGCGATCGAACAGCGATTCGTTTCCTTCGCTGGAGCCTTGCATCTTAGTGAGAAACTCGTTGAACACGCGATACTCGGCCTCTTCGACCTTCGCGAGCTGCTCGATCTTCGCATCGTCCTGGCCGTGGTGCGAGGCTTCGTGGTGGTCCATGTTCACGCCGGGGACATTCACCTGACCATGACTGTGAATGTGGAGATTGATCACTCGCGTGGAGTCGGTTTGCAGAGCGAGATGAATTAAGTCGTACCACTGGCGTGACCGTTCGGCCAATTCTTTCTCGGGGAAGTCACGCGGCTGATAATTGACCTTCGGCTTCGGCTTGTTCACCCACGCCTCGTCTTGCGTGAGGCGTTCCTCGGCCTCGCGAATCGACGTCAGCAGGGTGTCCAGTCGCTCGCGATCGCCTGCGCCCAGGTTGCGGGCGAGGTCGCGGGCCTGCTGGCGGACACCGTCCAGAATGCTGCGTCCATCTCTCAACCGTTGCACTTCTCTGGCGATTTCATCGGGCGTGCCATCCACGAAGAGCTGTCGAAATATTGCTTCCGCGCCGCCCAAACTCGGCATGCGCACCCCTTTACGGTTGTAGGAATGCGCCCCGCCGAGCCCGATACAGGGAAACCGCGTTTCGCGGCCGACTTGCTCTGCGGCCAAAACGTCGAGTGAAATCGTGTTGCGAAGGTCTTTCTCGCTTCGGATGAACTCGCCGGCGACACCCGTGAACAACCCTGCCTCGGAGTGATGGTGAGCGTGGCCGGGATGCGAGAGGCCCGAGAACAGGGTGAATCGGCCGCGATGTCCGTCGAGCAGCTTCAGGTAGCGCGTGGACTCGTAATCAAGCCCGGCCTTTTCCGGAAAGAGAAACGGGGCGTGGGTCCCCAGTGGCCGGCTGATCAGCACCATACGGCGCGGGGCCAACTTCTTTGCTTTTTCTTCGGCCCGCAGGCCCGAAGGCAGCATGGCATCAAGCAGCGGCAATCCGATCGCCACGCCGGTGGCGCGAAGCATCGTGCGACGTGAGAGCAAGCGAGTATTCAGTGGAGTCATGATCTTTCTTTCTTATTTGGTGAGAAACGCGGGGCTTTGCACGACTTCATGCACGAGGGACCGCAGCCCGTAATTCCGGTCGCGCGTCCGGGCGGCGATTGACTTCGCTAATTCGCGGTCGGCGAACTGCACTTCGGCGCCGGTCGCGAACACGAGCAGTTGCCGCGCGAGATTGCGGGCGAGTTGTTCCTTGTCTTCGAGCAGCAGCGCCTTGTAATCGTCCACATTCTTGAACTCGCGTCCCTGGGGCGTGGTCCCGCCGATTTCGACGTCGGGCCCGCGCAAAACAGTCCGCTCGGGATAATGTGGCAGCGGTAACCGGCCTTTCGAAATGCCGCCATCCGGCACGCGATAGAACTCGCGCCAGCCGCCGATCACGTCGAACGATTCGAGTGCGAAGCCGGGCGGGTCGATGTGCTTGTGGCACGTGGCGCACGCGGCGATGGCCTTGTGCTTCTCCAACTGCTGGCGGATCGTCGTCGCGCCGCGAATGTCGGGCTCGATCGCACCCACATCCGGCGGCGGCGGGGCGGGCGGAGTGCCGAGGATCTTCTCGAGCACCCATTTGCCGCGCAGGATCGGCGACGTCGTCGTGCCGTTGGCGGTCACTTTCAGGATGCTGGCGTGGGTCAGCACGCCGCCTCGGTGGCTTTCCGGCTTGAGAGCGACGCGCCGCAGTTCGCCGCCATGCACACCGTCGATGCCGTAATGCTTGGCCAACCGCGAATTGAGCATCGTCCAGTCGGAATGGACGAACTCGGCGACGCTGCGATCGTGCCGCAACATGTCGCCGAAGTACATCTGCGTCTCCAGAGGCATGGACCACAGCAGAAACGCGTCGAATTCGCCATACAGGCTCGGGTCGGGCGTGGTCGCGTTGATCTTCCGCAGTTCGAGCCACTGGCCGGTGAAATTCTCGATGAAGCGTTGCGAGCGTTTGTCGCCGAGCATCCGCTCGACCTGCGCCCGCAGCACCGCAGGCTTGCGCAATTCTCCCTTGGCAGCGAGCGAGGTCAGTTCGTCATCGGGCAGCGTGGACCACAGGAAGTACGACAACCGCGAGGCGACGGCAAAGTCATCCAGGGAGCCCGGCTGTTCGCGGAAGTAGAAGAAATGAGGCGACGAAAGGATCGCCCTGTAGGTGCCGCGCAGCGCCGTGTGAAACTCGCGGCCTTGGTCGAGCCGCTCCTGGAACACTCCGACGTAGTAGGCGATCGTTTTGTCGTCGACCGGCCGGCGCATCGCCCGTGGCAGAAACTCGCGGAGCAATCGCTGGCCGTCGGCGCGAGGGTCCTTCGAGACGGGAATCAACGGATCGCGCCGCCATTCGTCATCGTTGCGGTTCTCGCGAATCTCCGGCAGCGGCTGGCCGGCACGTTCCGCTTTGACGACGCTCGCGGGTTTCAGCGGCAAATCGCCGAACAAGCGCTTGTGGCCCGGCGGCGGAAATTCGCTGAGCGGGCCTTCGAGTTCCATCAGCTCGAACGCGAATCCCGGCCCGGTGTAAGACCCGTCAAGCGGCTTGCCTTTGAGTCGATCGCGCACCGTGTGCTCGGTCGGCAATTGCCAGCCGTCGATGCGGATGACACCTTGCTTATGCAGCAGCGTTTCCAGCTCGAACACGCCTGGGCTGTCGGGGGGCGCGTCGAATGTCGCCAGCGTTCTTTGATCACGGTGATGCCCCGAAGCACCGTAGACTCTCAGCGGCAGCGGGTGACCGCCGGTGTTGAGCGCCTGCGCGACGATTTTCAGCCGATAGCGGCCCGTCGTGGGAACTTCATCCGACTCAATATGGAAC from Verrucomicrobiota bacterium includes:
- a CDS encoding DUF1553 domain-containing protein, which gives rise to MKLVLTLLTALLLGPLAAVHTAEPTSIAFFEQKIRPVLIEHCYSCHSAEAKKLKGNLFLDSKAGWQKGGDSGKATIVPGKPDESLLIRVIRHVEPDLEMPPKKPMLPEAVIADLVTWVKMGAPDPRDGAKLEARRGDKSWWSLQPLPKRFKHDSIDGFIQAKLAEKNLTLNPPADPRALIRRMSYDVTGLPPTPEEVEAFARAYKASPRQAIAGLVERLLASPRYGERWGRHWLDITRFGESNGFERNFIIDDLWPWRDYVIRSINEDKPFNQFITEHLAGDVIGKDNPAVEVGSAFLVAGPYDDVGNQDKVAQANIRAATLDDMITATGGAFLGLTINCARCHNHKFDPIPTEDYYRLRSAFEGITHGRRVIAAKEEREAFALATQPLEEELEKLERERKALDDAIEARAKAVFDNFKPTRPKIDVHGTSETFAPVEARHLKFVIENLTSDYQPGTTRRGKRGGAGGKLTEFQVWSASEPSRNVALASNGTKAEGAKSATAEDFPEAYGPQYCIDGMLGEAWFIGAPSELTLTFARPEWIHRITFINARGGREIDESRVRGATPCEYKVQVSLDGQSWTTVATDEGREPWTPAHGIARSRATVTTPEDEQKFAALDQQMASTRTKLNRVPKLRQIWAGNYAQPKEATFVHQGGDPMKPGEPVAPASLSVLDQVTQPYELKSDAAEGERRLALARWITSDDNPLTARVLVNRVWHYHFGIGIVDTPSDFGFLGGRPTHPELLDYLASRLIAKGWRLKALHREILLSQTYLQSSAFRPDAAREDKDARLHWRLPPRRLSAEEIRDTMLTVAGKLQLEPMGGPGFRLYKHTENNVSTYFPLDTQGPETYRRAVYHQNVRASVVDVLSDFDLPDNAFAAPKRANTTTPLQALTLLNHSFTLDNAKAFAARLDGKDPIGSAYRLAFQRPPTPTEWDAATRLIAQHGTASFCRALLNANELFYLE
- a CDS encoding lactonase family protein; this encodes MNHKMRLTFLTALIGFGMSTASFAAEPFRVYAPASKTKTLWIVDAVPKGDSGLELKLAEKRELGFNGRVIAAHPKNPLLYIVGGGERGKVPGAVVTLAKNGTYSSHQRVDLNDDAAYLSLDRTGAFLFGVSYGNGRLNVYRLGEDGLPGKAVATVDEGKKEAHCVLISPDNQFLYIPYVKGNLALLQYRFDATSGAVTPLSPANANPPAGTGPRHLVYHPTLPMVYFSNEQGIGLSTYERRPDGQLVLKQDIAILPEGMSKEGLSASDLEITPDGKFVFAGLRGHRQDFDRIARYRVKADGQAELLGLTPADKIPWGLALSPDAKHLLVSAYNGATLTAYRITNDGDLEKAASLTWDAEISDLLTR
- a CDS encoding DUF1552 domain-containing protein, which codes for MNTRLLSRRTMLRATGVAIGLPLLDAMLPSGLRAEEKAKKLAPRRMVLISRPLGTHAPFLFPEKAGLDYESTRYLKLLDGHRGRFTLFSGLSHPGHAHHHSEAGLFTGVAGEFIRSEKDLRNTISLDVLAAEQVGRETRFPCIGLGGAHSYNRKGVRMPSLGGAEAIFRQLFVDGTPDEIAREVQRLRDGRSILDGVRQQARDLARNLGAGDRERLDTLLTSIREAEERLTQDEAWVNKPKPKVNYQPRDFPEKELAERSRQWYDLIHLALQTDSTRVINLHIHSHGQVNVPGVNMDHHEASHHGQDDAKIEQLAKVEEAEYRVFNEFLTKMQGSSEGNESLFDRTMVFHGSNLGNASAHTSQNLPIIVAGGGFKHTGHVMYDRKSNRPLSNLFVRMLHQMGIQADKFGTSTGVIGDLG
- a CDS encoding DUF1592 domain-containing protein; translated protein: MLEFWRNESRDPAHLPPPIHPIAPRLHHSMKRAAFLTILILATPGLLPDLAAAETKEPAASLDPKVRAFFEQHCIDCHDGDIKKAGLDLTALKPDFTARDNFAHWEKVFDRVSRGEMPPKKNEQPPAAARAAFVKSLGGELHAASLARQTTEGRVALRRINRTQHENTLNDLLGVSIKLGDVLPDDGSVAGFDNVSEGLDVSSAHLLRYQEAADLALNAAIATRPPKKLASRRTGKEAANYGQMPGLMDKFVRLDGGRLNVYIVLPFHIESDEVPTTGRYRLKIVAQALNTGGHPLPLRVYGASGHHRDQRTLATFDAPPDSPGVFELETLLHKQGVIRIDGWQLPTEHTVRDRLKGKPLDGSYTGPGFAFELMELEGPLSEFPPPGHKRLFGDLPLKPASVVKAERAGQPLPEIRENRNDDEWRRDPLIPVSKDPRADGQRLLREFLPRAMRRPVDDKTIAYYVGVFQERLDQGREFHTALRGTYRAILSSPHFFYFREQPGSLDDFAVASRLSYFLWSTLPDDELTSLAAKGELRKPAVLRAQVERMLGDKRSQRFIENFTGQWLELRKINATTPDPSLYGEFDAFLLWSMPLETQMYFGDMLRHDRSVAEFVHSDWTMLNSRLAKHYGIDGVHGGELRRVALKPESHRGGVLTHASILKVTANGTTTSPILRGKWVLEKILGTPPAPPPPDVGAIEPDIRGATTIRQQLEKHKAIAACATCHKHIDPPGFALESFDVIGGWREFYRVPDGGISKGRLPLPHYPERTVLRGPDVEIGGTTPQGREFKNVDDYKALLLEDKEQLARNLARQLLVFATGAEVQFADRELAKSIAARTRDRNYGLRSLVHEVVQSPAFLTK